A window from Prosthecochloris marina encodes these proteins:
- a CDS encoding zinc-dependent alcohol dehydrogenase family protein, whose product MKAQVIECITDLSENTEPLSMVDMPVPEPGAGEVLLKVRTCGVCHTELDEIEGRTPPAFFPIVPGHQVVSEVVAQGAGVSELEIGSRVGVAWIYSACGECELCLDGKENLCKDFRATGRDAHGGYAEYMVVPAVYAYPLPEIFSDAEAAPLLCAGAVGYRSLKLLNLQNGQAAGLTGFGASAHLVLKLMRFLYPDSAVHVFARSPQEREFALSLGAEWAGDTADTSPEPLAGIIDTTPVWLPVLSAMENLKPSGRLVINAIRKESKDQDVLMRLDYARHLWMEKEMKSVANVTAGDVREFLAIAEKMKMRPEVQLYPFEEANKALTDIKRRRIKGAKVLQVNC is encoded by the coding sequence ATGAAAGCTCAGGTTATAGAATGCATCACAGATCTATCGGAGAACACTGAACCGTTGAGCATGGTTGACATGCCGGTTCCGGAACCGGGGGCGGGTGAGGTGTTGCTGAAGGTGAGGACGTGCGGGGTGTGTCATACGGAGCTTGATGAGATAGAAGGGAGGACGCCACCGGCTTTTTTCCCGATTGTTCCGGGGCATCAGGTTGTGAGTGAGGTTGTTGCTCAGGGTGCCGGGGTGAGTGAACTCGAGATTGGCAGCAGGGTAGGGGTGGCGTGGATTTATTCAGCTTGCGGTGAATGTGAGCTGTGCCTTGACGGGAAGGAAAATCTCTGCAAGGACTTTCGTGCGACCGGTCGGGATGCTCATGGCGGGTATGCGGAATACATGGTTGTTCCGGCAGTTTATGCTTACCCTCTTCCGGAAATTTTTTCAGATGCCGAAGCTGCTCCTTTGCTGTGTGCGGGAGCGGTCGGATATCGTTCGTTGAAACTCCTGAATCTGCAGAACGGACAGGCGGCGGGGCTAACCGGTTTCGGCGCGTCGGCTCATCTTGTTTTGAAGTTGATGCGGTTTCTCTATCCCGATTCAGCGGTTCACGTTTTCGCGAGGAGCCCGCAAGAACGCGAATTTGCCCTCTCGCTTGGCGCTGAATGGGCAGGTGATACGGCCGATACATCGCCGGAACCGCTTGCAGGGATTATCGATACAACACCTGTCTGGCTTCCGGTACTTTCTGCAATGGAGAACCTCAAACCTTCCGGCCGTCTGGTGATAAACGCGATCCGAAAAGAGTCGAAAGATCAGGATGTTCTTATGCGGCTTGATTACGCAAGGCATCTCTGGATGGAAAAAGAGATGAAAAGCGTTGCCAATGTCACGGCAGGCGATGTAAGAGAGTTTCTGGCCATAGCGGAAAAGATGAAAATGAGGCCGGAAGTACAGCTTTATCCTTTCGAAGAAGCCAACAAGGCGCTCACGGACATCAAGCGGCGGAGGATCAAAGGGGCGAAGGTTCTGCAGGTTAACTGTTAA